From the Candida dubliniensis CD36 chromosome 2, complete sequence genome, the window GACTGGAACAATCGCCAACACTCTGGTTactattcttcttttccaaGGCTCTAATGTCCAATTGATAAACCCTTCACTAATAATTTGTCCTGCCATGGTACATACAATACCGGCACTTTGTCCCGAAAACAACATCGACAACGCAAAGACCAACCCAGCAGCCGGTGAGATATAATACGATAACATTTCATAAATCGATAACAAGTCGGCATCGGCTGCATCTGGCTTGCCGTATAACGTAGACCCAGcaacaatcaaaattgCCGAGTTCACAAATACTGCAACAATAAATAACGACAACACCAATTCAACATATGAATAGTTCAAGCAATACTTGATTGCCGCATACGAGGGTTTATACTTGTTTGCCAACAATGACCCATCAGAGATTCTCCGTAATCTCGATCCTTCTACTGGTTGGTGTGGTGGTACCAATCTTGTGGTGCTCTCATTTCCATCAGGCAAAACATTCAACTTGGTGCCATGAGTCTCATCGTATTCCTTCAATCTTGGTTGAACCAATGCAGAACCTAAAAACAAGGAATGGGGCATGACAGTCAGACCAACAATCCCACAACTCAAAAATAACGCCATTGATTCTTTgaatatttctttattgaCTGGTAAAAATCCTTTAAATATTTCCCAGCCAGAGCCTGGCTCGAAATTGCATTTGAAAAGTTCTAGAATAAAGCACACACAGGTTGCAGCCACCAATATTGATACCAATATTTCAAAGAATTTGGTCTGTTTCATACTTCCATCCTTGTGATACGCCattaaaataatcaaaacaTCCAAAACGGTAATCAAAACCCCATACAATAGAGGAATCCCAAATAAAATCTCCAACGAAATCGCGGTTCCAACAACCTCAGCTAAATCGGTAGCTATAATGGCGATTTCAGCACAGAAGTACATGAAAAGGTTTAACCTTGGATTTAAATGTAATCGGCACATTTCTGCCAAATCTAAACCAGTTATAGTCCCCAATTTGACACATAAAGCTTGTAAAATTATAGCAAACAAATTCGCcatgaaaataatgaaacaCAATTTATATTGGTACATAGACCCAGATGATACTGACGTCAGATAGTTTCCTGGGTCCATATAGCTTACACTGACCACTAATCCTGGGCCTATGAACGTGGCATATTTCTGCACAGACTGTGCAACTCGCTTTAGtagtggttgttgttgttgttgttgttcacTCATACTTCTTGATAATTGGCTATGTTAGGCTATAAGTGGCGTCTGTATCGAACAAAATTCTAAACcttaaaaagaaaaactatTCAtgtatttataattaagTTGAATTGTTAATCGCGTGACGATGTGAATTAGGAGATCGTTGTTGGGAATGTTCAAGAGTTATCAAGAttgtgatttttttttttcttgttgtgtCTCGTTCCTTCACTTTCCCTCCACACAGAATTGATTTCTCGCtctatttttctttggttgGTTTCACAAATCAGATTGTTGATTCTGTTTTCCGACCATCTCCGTATTGTTCTTTGTGACAAGGATGACCTAGCATTGTTGTCAACTGGATTCGCTTTTCTTCTCTACCAAGAGGGCTATCTCACTTTATTGTCGTACCCTCCCTTGAGGCAGGATGTACTCTGTGGCCTTATATTAACATATACAGGTTTTGTACGGCAATTGACATTGCACAAACGCGTATTGTccttgatttgaatttttgtaTAAAATACAATTCTCGACGTACACCGATAGATGGGTCTGAAAAACTCTGCTGTATTTGGTCAGACATGTTCTTTGAATTACATATCATTTATAGGATCACAATTTCATATTGTCAACGCGTCGCATATCTCTAATTTACTACAGATTATACAGTAGTAACTAAAAAGGTCTCATTATAATAAGACACTTCTAGAAACTGAACAGCGAAATCAACTGTTACACTTCACTTTGATTTTCAATGGCAAATGTTATTGGTAATTGTCTAACCTGGTTCAGTTATCAACTGCAACTTTCTGGCAACAATAAAACTACCAATTGAGTACTGCATAGGGGATTACCTGTGTTTGTTATTCtagaattttttttttttttttgtcagTGCAACCAATCACACACATTATACGCATAATCGTTTAGTTTTGACGTCTCCAGCAATCAACAGATTAACCAGGGAAATGATTCTAGTAAATCCCATTATCAGCAAGTGCTTGGTTAATACAGATGTTATTAGCAAACATTggttgaaattgttggCGAATAGGTTTGTTAGTACGACCAACAGAAATTTCACCAACAATAGTCTCATATACAATTTGAACAACTACAAGAGTTCCTTCCCAGAAGATTTCACCATAAATGAGGATATCACCAAATATATAAACTTGAATAAGCATAGACTAGAGACTCAGCTGTTAAAGATTGGAGTAATATATGCCAATGAAGAGACTAGAAccaattcaaaattgattgaagcCTTGATGGCTGATCCATTGGCTTCGGGTAATGAAATTTGGTTTGATAAAATCGTCAAAAGAAAGTCTTTGGGGACATTTGTATATAACGAAACAGTTGAAGTGGATGAGGAAAGTGGAGAGTTTAGACTTCCTTCACCGATACTATCAGGCAACTATagaaataaatttcaaCAGCAAATTGAGAGTGcaaatgatttgattattgaaGAGGTTTCTGATATCGCAAATACTAGCGATTATGTTTTCTTAATCAATGTTTCAAATGAGTTGAAAAACACAGATTATTGTAAAGACGTCGAAAATAGAATACTACTCAATGTCCTTGACAATTGCGAGTTTACTCCTCATAGTTCCGAGTCCACCCCAGTTACTTTTGCGAGCGGATCTCATAGCCATTTGATTAAGATAAATAGCCAGCTTGCTTATAATGGAATAAGTgaatttatttcaaaagaCGTGCTAGCAACCGATACGTTTATTAATAGCATGACAAACAGTAACATTTATGAATTATACAAAGCTATAAATTGGTTTTCCCAGACACAAGTGTTGCAACAATGGCTTTTACACAAcataaaattcaaaatcaagcAAAGAATATCAACTGCTGCTGCACCAGAAGAGATTAATGATATTTCCAATATGGAGATTGCCAGATTCACAGATTTAGTCAATACTGAATTACAAGACGaatttaaaccaaaaacaacTAGCTTCTTCCGTAAAAATCTCATTTGGTGGAAATTGTATTACAAAAATGACAATGTAGAATATGATATAAAGGATTTTTTCATGAACCACTTTATGAACAAGAGTATAGAGAATTACAACTACTTAAAGGGGAAGATTAGCCTGGGTGAGGCCGATGTGATTGATAATccattgttgaaattgaaaaataagGTGATCAACAAAGGTGTTGCTGAAGAAATACAACCTTTTGTATATCGTGCCTTGGCAACTGCATTTTTGTATTATCAGTTCCCTATATCGCTTATATCGTTTTGCGGTTATCAGTATTTTGGATATGGAGCTAATGAATGTGTTGCCTTGGCCACCTTGGGTTTGGTTTTAGGGTTCAACCAGGTTTCCAAAGTTTGGACCAACTTTACTGATAGATGGCTTAATAACTTGTTTGAAGAAATTCGAATCTGTCTTGGTAAAGAATGCATTGAAGATGGATTActcaaacaatcaaatcttcaattggATAAAGATATCAAAATCACTCTATTAAGACAAGAAATCTTTAACGAAATAAATAAGGATCCTATAGATGgaacaaataaaaataaataaataaataaataaatacgTGATATTGGTAATATATAATGTAAAACTATtctatttgatattgataccCGCATACCTTACAAACTTGGAGGAGCTTGTTCGCTTTGACTATtaccatttttcaatttttgttcCAATCTTTCAAACTCTTTCATAgctatttcttcttctggaTCCAAAATCTGTATGACTTCTTTGACTTCTTCGACATAATGCATTAACATACTCTCAATACCATGTTTCAAAGTATCCTCACTTGCACTACATGATTTACATGCTCCTTGTAGTTTCACAAAAACTGTTCCCgtttcttcatcaaaacctttcaattcaatatcaccaccatcatcTTGTATAGCTGGTCTAATTCTAGTTTCTATCAACTCTTTAATCATGGAAATTAATTCGGACTCCTCTTCAGCTTCCCTTTGCGCTTCATCCACTAGTTCTTTAGTTATCACTGGATGCTTTTTAGAGGTTAAAAACTCGTCCAAGTGTTCCACAATCTCGGGTCTTAAGTTTGCCCAATTAATATAGTCCTGTTTATTAACAGTAAGGAAATCGTATCCCAACATTACAGATTTGACTCCAGGAATTTTGAAAAGAGTTAACGCCAATGGGGAATGGATTGCTTGCAATGTGGTTGTGAATTCAAATGTTTTATCCTCCATAGGTAGTATATTACACTCTGGCGATATAAACTTTAAAGCATTGGGATTCGGTGTAGGCAAAGTCTTGAAATGGTACAATCTCTTTGGAATATATGCTAGTAAGCGTCTGTTCAAAAACATGGCTGCATCgataaagaaagaaataggaaaattctttttgaaaaaagaaaaaaaaaatctttggATGATTACTAATTTGAAgatcaatatatattttacTTGTGCAAAGATACCAAAGAGAGAGGAAACGGGGAAAAAAAACGTGATGCTTACTAAATATGCGATTTAATTGGCTTCTACAGAGTCCTGAGACAGCAGTTTGTGTCTAAACAGACTAAGAATTGGGTTTAGCTATTATTAGCATGTACTCACAATAACAGTGCTCTACTAAATCTGTAAATATGTAaaagtattattttttttttaagcTTTATAAATGTATGTAATGAAgttttgaatatttaataaataacccaaaagaaagaaagcaACTCACACAAATCCATCGATCCGTTTCTGGATGAACTATTCACAAAGAAATAGTAACAAATCATGGATTATGCAACCTCAGAACCAATCACCTTAATCTCTTTTATCTAAATCAATGTATTTACCACCTTTAGCAAATCTTGGGTTTCTTGGGTCATTGATGAATTCATCTGAGTTGGCAGAAGCAATTGATCCCTTATAAACTAAGTAGTAAGTAATACCAGCTAGAATAAAAAATGTTAGTAAAATTTGGAATAGATGAAATGTCTGCTGGATTGTGATTTGATGACAACTTCGGCAGTTCTTTTAGAGGTAAGTGAAAGGAACTATAATGTTATAACAAAAATATCTTCATCCAATGAAACATCCAAAATAACCACTAATAAATGGGTATATGCATCAAATAATATCCATTGCGTTATTGTCTCCAATTGCCCAATTGCCCAATATCACACGCCATATCTTAATCTTGTATCGAATTTTACATACCACCAATAGCGTATGGCCAGTAAGTTTTCAAAACTGGGAAAGGATATCTTGGAAGGGAACccatatttatttatctaTTAGGTAGTTAATACgggaaaagaaagaacaGTAGACTTTTGACACTAttggtatttttttcttgattttttattttttttttttttttcaacgaGAGTGAGAGGAGAAGCTCGGTGAAAGGACTCGTTCAGCAGATACTATTGGACAGTAACTATATACAGGAAATACATAGAAACAAAGCTTTAACTAACACACAACTCCCTGACTATAAATGTATTTCATATATACGTATTTCAGGAGTATTAACATTAAACCAGCAGTTGGATTGAATAGAATGTGGATCAGACTCAGTTTCCATAACCGACCATTTGCCAGAAAACCATACATCTAGCTTCAGCTCCCATTCTTTTATAGTATCAACGTTTCGTATTGTAGCCGCAATTACTGCAAATTGTAAATTGTTATTCGAAAACAAGTCTTTGATAGTTTGACATAATGGGTCTAAGATTCTCGTATCATATGTGATATCTGCCGCCACAAGATAGTCCACATGTTCCTCAACTGTTGTTTTCTCACCCCATATCAACTGTTGGCATTGTATAATACTGGAATcgtttaaattatttaaccTCAATGTTTCCTGTAAATTGTCAAATACATTAGTAGATCCGTCAGTCATGATCAactttttgatattgtgATAGTTTTTAGCAAGAGCCAAACTCACCAAGCCAGTACCACATCCTATTTCCATAACAGTTTTGTTTGCGAGATTGTATGGCGGACTATCTTTGGCATTTAAGAAATTGGATAAATAAAGTGCTGCTTCCCACGTTCTTAATCCTGTTGTGTTACTTCCTGAGATTAGTTTAGGGGTTTCCTTTATGGTTATTGTATCCTTGTCATTGCCATTGTATTGTTGGTTAAATCCCgatataaaatatttgataacATCTGTTTGTTCCGGGCCTAGCTCCCTAGCGTTCAAAACTTCAGGATCACAATACAGTTCGTATAGCTCGTCTGAGGTGTCTTCGTTTGAAGATTCAATATGTTTGATGTATTCTTTCAATACTGTCTTCACATAATAAGGGTTTAGTGGCAACACTGTCTGGATACAATGAACAAACTCTAATTGAGCGTCATATTTCAAATCGTCAACAGTGAATGATATATATTTTGCGGGGACTCTTTGTTcaatcaatgaaaaaaaacGTCTATTCATTGTAAGAGCAGGTTTACAAATGGATGTATATAAATTGACCCAACTagagaatttttttttttttcttctctttttctcGTAACTCTCATCAAGCCTTTACACCAAAGGCACGAATTCTTTTCACACCACCATCTGGAATTATAGTCAACTTGATATGGGAATATACTTTTGAATCATCTTTGACTTTGAATGTATGTTCTTTGTCAGCACTAGTTTTGGAGTCATCCACAACCACTTCCCAAGAATCAGAGTCTGCTTCGATCTTTGACTCGTCATCAACCTTAATACCTTTAACATTTACTTTTTGGGGAAAGTTACCTCTAAAATGTGCTGTATCGACCACAATTTCCAGTAATTTAGCAGGAGCACCTAATCTGACAATAACCCAATCAGTATGGCCCGGCTCTCTTGATCTTTTTGTTTCCCACCCATCAGACATATCATGGCCACGTCCTGGTAATAATAGATTATCAGCAGTACCAAAATGTTGGTCACTAAACTTGATGGCCACACCTCCATTTTGAACAGAGGCAAAATCGGTGACAGAACTTGATGATTGATCAGTGACTGGTATGACTTGTCCGTAGAGTCTAAATCTGGCGATCCCACCATCCGGGTACATTCTCAACCTAGCATGTGTGTAATTCTTGTTTGTCAACGAACCTCtagaaaagaaatgttTCTGCAGTGGGCCACACTCGACTTTGGCAATGACCTGTTCccaatcttcttctttaacATTCAGTAAGTTTTCGTCACTGGCATCGAAATTTTGCAATGCTTCAACGGAAATATGTGGCGCATGATTACCATTGAAAAAGGCAGTGTCAACTTCACAGGCAATCAACTTTGCCGAACTAACACCTAGTTTGAAAATAACCCAGTCGGCATCGGCTTCGTTGTGTCTTCTGGTCTCCCATCCATCGTACCATGCACCAGCATACGTAAACCTGGTGGCATCTCTGATTGGTGGCTTTGgtttaatcaaattctcAGCGTCAGCAAACCACTGATCAGAGAAAGATAATATTTTACCACCGAGTTTTTCTCCAATAACATCAGTGTATTGTGAAACAACCTGCTTTTGAAAATCGTCTTGAGAAAGCACGTTAGTCATTGAGAGTGTTGTAGATAatgttcaaaaaaaaatatgagAGAATATGtaagaaatcaaaaaacaGTTGTAGAAAGGAAATATGGATTAATTTATAGTCGAGActcttttgaaaaatgcAATCTTTGATTCGGGGTTGTCCgaaacaaatttttctaTGATAGCCGCATCTTGAGCCAAAATGGATAGCCGATAACCGATTGGTAGCTCCAAGTACTCCACAATTGGAAATCAATCCCGCCAACAGTTTTTTGACATCTTAATGATGACATTATCTGTTTACACCATTAGAATAGATATTCTAGTAATTCTTTAATACTTGAAGACATAGAAGTGTATATAAAAAAGACATACAAACCCATTTGAATCCAATCGAGTTAATCACACTATGAATAATCATGCAtaccccccccccctccctTCCCTCCGGTTTTATCATAGATTTTTATAGCCGATCAggaccaaaaaaaaaaaaaaattatactTTTATGTTAAAGCCGATTACACATGTATATTTAATGACAAGCAACCAAATTGACATGTGCTATGGGGCTTatattaaacaaacaatgGAAAACCATAAACAAGTTTGAGACGactattcaaatttttctgaaaatgattatttatatataccTGCTTGTTCAGTCCTTTCTTTGtacttttctttctttctttctgtaattattgttgtttccaCAATGCCACCTGCAGAGTTACATGATAGTGATTTACTGTCAGTTGCTTCATCAACCGCACCTTCAACAGCTCAAGAATCCttagaaaatgaaaacattCCTGTTCAGTTGGATGAACTGAAATATGTGGGAGATAATACTGAGAACTTTATTGTGAATGCATATTTCCCAGAAGGCGACGAACGTAATTTTGCCTACACAATCATTAAAGAAGAGCCTGAAATAAAACCTAGCTTGTGGAACAAATTTTTAGATTTTGTTTGGCCAGATTATATCCTCAAACATTTAGATTATCCTTCCTTCAAAATCACATTTCGTAGCTGGTGCCAATTGTGGGTATGTACAGTATTAACCATTATCCCAGCAACAAGCCATTGGATGGGCGGTGCCGCATACTTAATAATCGTTTTAGGGTTTATCACCGTTTCTGGCGGAACCTCAATTGCCATGAATACACTTTCCAGTATTGCGGGGTTTATTGGTGTTATTATTGCATTCCTCCATCATGTGattacaacaaaaattattaaccACTTACATTATGGAATCACACCAGAAACACTCACCAAAAACTTGGTCGAAGAAGGTCTTTGTCATTTTGATTCCAGTTTAGAAGATTGTATCCAAGATCAAATTTTCACTGGCAGATACATTACCACCACTGGTTCGGCGGTTACcattctttcaataatcaCATGCACATTTATACTTGGTAATATGAGAGAGCATTTGCATCCATTATGGGCGTTAGTCTATGTTTCTGGTCAAATTGCCATTTGTATATTTGCCTGCTACGGCCACTTTCTGCCGTTGTTTGATCCGTTGGAAATTGGTTATGTTGTTATCAAACCTTTTGCATTGGGGTTTGTTGCAAAGATAGTTTCAGCTTTGCTTGTGTATCCAACCACTTCAAATTGGACCTTCTTCAACGGTTATaccaaaatattgaaagGATTGAAATCGTCTCTGGAAAAGAATGCCAAGTTCTTTAAAACCATGAAACCTTCGGCATCAAATTTTGGCAACTACAAAGCGTTCAAAAAAGAGATCCTTAAGCTTCGTGGATCTATGGCGCCCTTGGAAATAGTTGCATCTACTATCTGGTTGGAATATTCGTATGGGAGATTTGATGTTGGTGACGTGGGAGAGTTTAGGtctttattaaaaaatttatttacaTCGTCATCAACTTATACTTATTTTTACCAATTATTGGAAGAGCGGACTCATTTTGTTAGAAACGAATTTGCCCTTGTGAGAAAAAGGTCTAACGCTTCGTCTCAGTTTGCCCGGAAACCGGCATTTGATAAAACTGATCTTTCATACACAGATGTGGCAGAATACGAGTTGAAACAAAGACTGAAAATTATGAAAAGCAGAATTATACTTCAAGGAGAAGAGGACAGTAGACTTACAACTGTAGTAATTGACGAGATAGCAACCAGAATTTCTCAATATTTCTCAGGATTATTGGATAATGCTGACAGCAGTATCGAAGTCATAGCTGAATGGTTGGAAGCTGCTAACGATTTCAGAATATTCTCCTGGGTTCCTGGTCAATGGAGCAAGCATATATCGgtacaaaaacaattaaatgcTAAAGTCGTGGAAGCAAAGCTGGAGTTGGAAATTGAACTAGccaaatttgataatgtgGAAACCCTTAAAAAGATTATGATTGATTCCTCCAAACCCGAGAAAGAAGTTTTATTCTTGATTAGTCAGGGGGTGTTTTTCTTGCAAATTGTCAAAAATCAATGCGAAAACATTCTTAAAGTATTGGACTATTGTATCGAACTTGATGAAAGGAGACCAACACCAAAATTCATAACCTATTTTTCAAAGACCAAGTACTCAGAACCAAAGCATTTGTCGAATAAGATTGATGTAACAAACCCTGGACTGGAAAACATTGTACGGAAAAGAAATGCTGATACTTTACCTCCAATCAACTTATTCCAGTATACGGGGTACTTGTTCACCAAATTATACAAGTATCTTATTAGTAACGAATTCTGGTTTTGGATTAAAGTGGGTGGAATCATCACCATCGGGGCAATCCCTTATTTTGTCAGGCCACTTGCAAACTTGTACTACAGAAACAGGATGATTTGGTTGGTTATTGTGATTGCAGTATCCATCAGTGAAAATACTGGATCATCAGTCTATGTTGTTTTTGCAAGATTGTGCTACTCTTTCTTTGGTGCTGTGGTAGGTATGGTTGCTTGGTATATTTCATGTGGCAATGGAGAAGGTAATTATTATGGGTATGGGGCGGTCACGGCGATTCTTTTCATGTATTTCATATATTTTAGACACTTTTCCGTTCACCAAACCTTATTACCTCAAATATTGTACTCGGTCACCGcagttttggttttgggCACTTCTTGGGTTGACGCCAAATACAACAAACTTGCTAATGTCGATGTTGGCTATAAACCAGCGTATTTGAGATTTATCGGTGTTGCCATTGGGTTATGTCTTGGTATGTTGGCTGTGTTGCTCCCAAAGCCTATTTCTTCAAAAGCGATTGTTCGTAATGTTTTGGCAAAAACCATATCTGAGGCTGGTAACATACACTGTGACGTAGCCAACTTTGCCTTGGCCCGTCTTGAAACTCCTAGCTACAATATCAAGGGGAGACAAGACGCGGTTCTAAGCAACTATAGCTCCTTGTTGATGCGAATGGCGGGGTTGTCAAAGCTTATTTCGCTTAAACTAGAAGTGCCAATAGCAGGGTATTGGCCAGAAAGTAAATACAAACGATTACTGGGCTTGGTTACTGATGTTATTCAGCTCTATCTTATGTTGTCGGGTGCTCTTCAAGGATTGGATGGTCCTGAAAAATGGTTGCCGATAGTCATAAAAAGAATAGGGTTTTGTTTTCCAGACTTACAAGCTGAAGTATTTGCCAGCATTCATATGGCATCTGATTCTTTAAGGACAAAACAAGCGTTACCAAAAATTACAGAGGCCAATATCTCACTTAAGCATATGGAATTGTTGAGACAACAATGGGGGTTAAGAAGGATTTCTTTAAGTGAGAGATTCTACAGTGATAGTGCCAGCAAAAGGGATATTGTTAACAATCAGGACTCTCTGAAAGAATTGGATCATTATAAGCTTTTCAGTAACGATGGTCAATTGAACATTGTGTCCTTACTTGTTGCTCATATGATTTACAATCGTTTGGATGagataatgattttagTCAAAGGATTGGTAGGAGAAATCTACGATTTGAATGAAAGAATATTGGTTGACGAGGATGACTACATTGAATTCAACCATGAGTTGGAATACTctaatgataaagaaaacaGTGCATTATAAAGGGCTGCACTTATCATTAATCTCTAATAAGTCGCTCTAGACAACActatataataattaatgatttagtAACTGTGAATTACCTTGTTTGTCAATTTGTAGACTAGCTGAGAAATTAAAAGTTAGCATCTCTAAAGATATATGACATGACCAgttattttgtaaattgatCACATACGGcatatcatcatcatcagcagTATTGTGCGGATTTAATAAGGTGATAtgacttttctttttgtgtCTGATTGTTTCATTCAACAATGTTAATCATgttaatatttttcttaGTAGCCTTTCCAAAGTTGTTTGTCAGTTTGAAGATCTCGGGAAcaactttatttttttcgCGGAGAAACTCTAAATTCCCTTCAGATGATGTtacctttttctttttccgATGTATATTTCGACATCTTAATAAGCACTATAGCAAACCTAAATGAAATGTCAAATAGCAGAGATAGTCATGAATCTTTAACATCATTAGACTCATCGTCTTCTTTGGCATCTTCAAGGGTTTCTCCAACACATGTTGATGCCCCTATACCTCTACAAGATTTAAACCAGCAAAACGATGACGAAGAATTGcaagatgatgataaagataACAATATAGCCAACGCATATTTCCCTGATGGGGATGAACGAAATCTTATACATTCAATTATGGATGAAAAAACTGAAACTAAACCCACATTGTGGAGAAAATTTCTCGATATAATATGGCCAAACTACATTTTGAAACATTTGGATTACGCCTCATTCAAAACAGTTTGTCGGAGTTGGTGCCATGTTTGGTCCTGTGCTGTTTTAACCATCGTACCCCGAACTTGTCATTGGCTTGGGAATGCAGCATACTTGATTGTGGTGTTGGGGTTTCTTTCGATATCTGGAGGGTCGTCGATCATCATGAACCTCTTGGCTAGTTGTGCCGGAATTTTTGGAATGATGGTTGCATTTATTCATCATGTTGTGAgatcaaaaataataaacgATATAAACCACGGAATAACGTCACAGGAGTTGGCTCAACAACTCATACAGGAGGGTAGTTGTCAAATGAATGATCA encodes:
- a CDS encoding ATP synthase J chain, mitochondrial, putative (spliced gene;~Similar to S. cerevisiae ATP18), which codes for MGSLPRYPFPVLKTYWPYAIGAGITYYLVYKGSIASANSDEFINDPRNPRFAKGGKYIDLDKRD
- a CDS encoding vacuolar Nramp iron transporter, putative (Similar to S. cerevisiae SMF2) — translated: MSEQQQQQQPLLKRVAQSVQKYATFIGPGLVVSVSYMDPGNYSTSVSSGSMYQYKLCFIIFMANLFAIILQALCVKLGTITGLDLAEMCRLHLNPRLNLFMYFCAEIAIIATDLAEVVGTAISLEILFGIPLLYGVLITVLDVLIILMAYHKDGSMKQTKFFEILVSILVAATCVCFILELFKCNFEPGSGWEIFKGFLPVNKEIFKESMALFLSCGIVGSTVMPHSLFLGSALVQPRLKEYDETHGTKLNVLPDGNESTTRLVPPHQPVEGSRLRRISDGSLLANKYKPSYAAIKYCLNYSYVELVLSLFIVAVFVNSAILIVAGSTLYGKPDAADADLLSIYEMLSYYISPAAGLVFALSMLFSGQSAGIVCTMAGQIISEGFINWTLEPWKRRIVTRVLAIVPVIVVVGILGREGVSKVMNSSQVVLSFILPIVSAPLIYFTSKKEFMTVVDTSLTDESTPLLEENDLDEQIPVRKISFENGSVLRNASILTWIIITGLNIYLIIAFANGADI
- a CDS encoding allantoate amidinohydrolase, putative (Similar to S. cerevisiae DAL2), whose protein sequence is MTNVLSQDDFQKQVVSQYTDVIGEKLGGKILSFSDQWFADAENLIKPKPPIRDATRFTYAGAWYDGWETRRHNEADADWVIFKLGVSSAKLIACEVDTAFFNGNHAPHISVEALQNFDASDENLSNVKEEDWEQVIAKVECGPSQKHFFSRGSLTNKNYTHARLRMYPDGGIARFRLYGQVIPVTDQSSSSVTDFASVQNGGVAIKFSDQHFGTADNLLLPGRGHDMSDGWETKRSREPGHTDWVIVRLGAPAKLSEIVVDTAHFRGNFPQKVNVKGIKVDDESKIEADSDSWEVVVDDSKTSADKEHTFKVKDDSKVYSHIKLTIIPDGGVKRIRAFGVKA